The Polyodon spathula isolate WHYD16114869_AA chromosome 23, ASM1765450v1, whole genome shotgun sequence genome has a window encoding:
- the LOC121298372 gene encoding N-alpha-acetyltransferase 80-like, translating to FINIKNLGHNKIKKITCLFLSASNAHHLYELALLVDLVLLDILVKCLERHYNKIVSDLLCKACPCRGCRCDAKVAVVPLQRRSDLVGACADLASSEWQRSRAARIHSLEKFCDGFPVCLVLVSQADQLLGHARLSLVVSQPRSIFVEMVVVSRELREKGYGCRLMEATERYARSRGFWRLWLITHDKQHFYAHLGFVLSEPVQNAGSVTTFMPKEVLQRFSRPPATGREGEELGLNRMSSPPPVPPLAPLPPFETLPLLVKPLR from the coding sequence tttataaatattaaaaaccttggacataacaaaataaaaaagataacatGCCTCTTTCTTTCAGCTTCTAATGCTCATCATCTATATGAATTGGCATTATTAGTAGATCTGGTTTTACTGGATATTTTAGTAAAGTGCTTAGAAAggcattataataaaatagtcTCTGACCTTCTCTGTAAAGCCTGTCCGTGTCGCGGCTGCAGGTGCGATGCCAAGGTCGCGGTCGTCCCGCTGCAACGGCGCTCTGACCTGGTGGGTGCATGTGCCGACCTGGCGAGCTCAGAGTGGCAGCGGAGCCGGGCCGCACGGATCCACTCGCTTGAGAAATTCTGCGATGGCTTTCCGGTCTGCCTGGTGTTGGTGTCGCAGGCAGATCAGCTGCTGGGTCACGCCAGGCTGTCTCTGGTGGTGAGTCAGCCACGCAGCATCTTCGTGGAGATGGTGGTGGTCTCCCGGGAGCTGAGAGAGAAGGGCTATGGGTGCAGGCTGATGGAGGCCACCGAGCGCTACGCCAGGTCCAGAGGATTCTGGAGACTCTGGCTGATTACACACGACAAGCAGCATTTCTACGCACACCTGGGCTTCGTCCTCTCAGAGCCCGTGCAGAACGCAGGGTCAGTGACCACATTCATGCCCAAGGAGGTGCTCCAGAGGTTCTCCCGACCTCCGGCAACTGGCAGAGAAGGAGAAGAATTGGGACTCAATCGAATGTCCTCACCTCCTCCAGTCCCCCCTTTAGCCCCCCTGCCCCCTTTTGAAACCCTCCCCTTGCTTGTCAAGCCCCTCCGTTAG
- the LOC121297729 gene encoding hyaluronidase-2-like produces MQSSFLSVWRLCFMVVMLAGSCCCRTLKPTRYPLFTHKPFLLAWNAPTQNCEPQYRVPLNLSVFDVVASPNEGLVGQKLTIFYKTRLGLYPYYTDKGVAINGGLPQLASLRDHLAKMPEGLDRYIPEHRSEGLAVIDWEEWRPQWVRNWGAKDIYRNVSCSMIAQKNVHWTADQVEGVAQEEFEASAKQFMLETLRTAKSLRPNRLWGYYLYPDCYNYYKNSLKDYTGRCPNVEISRNDQLDWLWEESTALYPSIYLDPMLRSSEQARQFARNRIVEGMRLASVGQGLARPVFVYAQPFYRGGMQMMSKMDLVYTVGECAALGAAGVVLWGDLSYANSTASCRVLQGALQGTLGSYLLNVSTAAQLCSSSRCSLNGRCVRLNPNTNTYLHLNARSFQITQEGGSLEVKGELSSADRDDFRRDFICQCYSGYSGDSCGVPNGACGMRATVSNLLAVTFLLVILQRHQTV; encoded by the exons ATGCAGTCCAGCTTCCTGTCTGTGTGGCGTCTCTGTTTCATGGTGGTGATGCTGGCAGGTAGCTGCTGCTGTCGAACTCTGAAGCCAACGAGATACCCGCTCTTCACCCACAAGCCTTTCCTCCTGGCCTGGAATGCACCCACGCAGAACTGTGAGCCCCAATACAGGGTGCCCCTCAACCTGTCAGTGTTTGATGTGGTGGCCTCCCCCAACGAAGGCCTAGTGGGGCAGAAGCTCACCATCTTCTACAAAACCCGTTTGGGACTTTACCCCTATTACACCGACAAGGGGGTTGCCATCAACGGGGGGCTGCCCCAGCTCGCCAGCCTCAGGGATCACCTGGCTAAGATGCCAGAAGGGCTGGACAGATACATCCCAGAGCACAGATCAGAGGGCCTGGCTGTGATCGACTGGGAGGAGTGGAGGCCCCAGTGGGTCCGCAACTGGGGTGCCAAGGACATTTACCGCAACGTCTCGTGCTCCATGATCGCCCAAAAGAACGTGCACTGGACTGCTGACCAGGTGGAGGGCGTCGCCCAGGAGGAGTTCGAAGCCTCTGCCAAGCAGTTCATGCTGGAGACCCTGAGGACGGCCAAGAGCCTGCGGCCCAACCGGCTCTGGGGCTATTACCTCTACCCTGACTGCTACAATTACTACAAGAACAGCCTGAAGGACTACACTGGCCGCTGCCCCAACGTGGAGATCAGCCGCAACGACCAGCTGGACTGGCTGTGggaggagagcacagccctcTACCCCTCCATCTACTTGGACCCCATGCTGCGTTCCTCTGAGCAGGCACGCCAGTTTGCACGCAACCGGATAGTGGAGGGCATGAGGCTGGCATCGGTGGGGCAGGGGCTGGCACGACCGGTCTTCGTCTATGCGCAGCCCTTCTACCGCGGTGGGATGCAGATGATGAGTAAG ATGGACCTGGTCTATACCGTAGGAGAATGTGCGGCTCTGGGAGCCGCTGGCGTTGTCCTCTGGGGTGATTTATCGTACGCCAACAGCACT GCTAGCTGCAGGGTGCTGCAGGGCGCCTTGCAGGGGACGCTGGGGAGCTACCTGCTCAACGTGTCGACGGCAGCGCAGCTCTGCAGCAGCTCGCGGTGCAGCCTGAACGGGCGCTGCGTGCGGctcaaccccaacaccaacacctACCTGCACCTGAACGCCCGCAGCTTCCAGATCACACAGGAGGGGGGCAGCCTGGAGGTGAAGGGGGAGCTGAGCTCCGCTGACAGGGACGACTTCCGGAGGGACTTCATCTGCCAGTGCTACAGCGGCTACAGCGGGGACTCCTGCGGGGTTCCTAACGGTGCCTGCGGCATGAGAGCCACTGTCAGCAACCTGCTGGCTGTGACGTTCCTGCTGGTTATCCTGCAGAGACACCAGACTGTTTAA